The Geothrix oryzae DNA window CGCATCACCCAGGCCCTGATCGAGCAGGGGAGATACCCCCTCTCCTGACCACGGACCCCGAGGTCGTCAAAACTCACCCACCGGGCCCGAAACACCCGATACCAGTCGGGTGGAGACTCCCTCATGAGCAGCAGGCCCCAGCCGACCCAGCAGGAGCGCGTCCTGGAAGAGGATGATTTCATCGTCTCCAAGACCGACCTGAAGGGTCTGATCACCTACGGCAACCGCATCTTCATCGGCATCTCCGGCTATTCGGAGGAGGAGCTGCTGGGCGCCCCCCACAACATCCTCCGGCACCCGGACATGCCCCGGTCGGTCTTCAAGCTCCTCTGGGACACCCTCCAGGCCAAGCGGGAGATCTGCGCCTATGTGAAGAACCTCGCCAAGGACGGCAGCTTCTACTGGGTCTTCGCGAACATCACGCCGTCCTTCGACCACCGGGGCGAGGTGATCGGCTACTACTCCGTGCGTCGCAAGCCCCGGACCGAAGCCGTGAAGGCCGTCAGCACCCTCTACCGGACCATGCTCGAGGCCGAGCGCAAGGCCGGAGACGGCCAGGCGGGCATGAAGGCCTCCCAGGCGATCCTCCACCGGACACTCGAAGAGAAGGGCATGGGCTATGAAGAATTTGTCCTTGGGCTCTAGGGTCCACTACCTCGTCGCCGCGACCCTCGGCCTGTTCCTGGTCTTCGCCTACTTCGCGGTGGGCTCGAAGGGGCTGGATCTCCGATTGGGCCTCCTCCTGGGGCTGATCCTCGCCCTGCTCGCCCTCACGCTCTGGACGACCCACCGCATCCTGTACGCCATCGATCGGCTGGCCACGAACCTGCAGGAGGCGGCCCAGGGCAACCTGGACCAGCGGATCACCCACATCAAGAAGGGCGGCGCCACGGAGAAGCTCTCCTGGGCCCTCAACGACCTCCTGGATCAGCAGGAGGCGTACTTCCGCGAGGTCGTGTCCGCCTTCGACCACGCCAGCCGCGGCCAGACCTACCGCATGGCCATGGACCAGGGCCTCCACGGCGCCTTCAAGGACGGCATGACCCGCATCAATGTTTCGGTGGAGAGCCTGGGCCAGGTCCAGCAGATGGCCCTGAAGGAGAAGCTCATCGCCAAGGTCACCGACCTGAACAGCGGCAACCTCATCCAGAACCTGCGCTCCATCCAGGACTACCTCCTCACCATGACGAAGGAGCTGGGCACCGTGGGCGACCTCTCCCGCGAGACGGCCGAGGACGCCGACGGCAGCCGCAGCACGATCGAGACCATCGTGGCGGACCTCGACCGGATGGCCGAGATGGTGGGCAGCACGAACGCGCAGATCGAACTCATCCACGAGAAGAGCACGGAGATCACCCAGATCGTCCAGGTGATCACCGATGTGGCGGACCGCACCAACCTGCTGGCCCTGAACGCCGCCATCGAGGCCGCCCACGCCGGGGATGTGGGCAAGGGCTTCGCCGTGGTGGCCGAGGAGGTCCGCACCCTCTCCGAGAACACCAAGGATGCCGCCGCCAGCATCGCCGCCACCCTCGACTCCTTCGCCCAGGCCACCACGCGGATGCTGGACGAATCCCAGCAGGTGAAGGCGATCACCGAGAGCTCCCAGACCGCCGTCACGGCGTTCAGCAGCCGGGTCCGCCGCTTCGCGGACGCGGCGCGCACCTCGCTGCGGCAGGTGTCCCGGGCGCAGGATGTCAGCTTCGCCTCCCTGGTGAAGGTGGATCACTTCCTCTTCAAGCAGAACGGCTATCGGGCGGTGAACCAGGGCACGGATTCCGTGGAGGCTCGGGCCATCCAGACCGATCATCGCGGCTGCCGCCTGGGCCAGTGGTACTACGAAGGCCAGGGTCTGCAGCAGTTCTCCCAGGTGCCTTCCTACCCCCGGCTGGAGGCTCCCCACGCCCAGGTCCACGGGCACATCCACGAGGCCGTCGGCCTCCTCGCGCAGCGCTGGCAGAGCGACCCGGACATCCAGCGGCGCGTGGTCTCCCACTTCGAGCAGGCCGAGCGGGCCAGCGAGGAGGTGGTGGCCGTCATCGACCGCATGGTGGAGGAACGCCACCAGCTGGGGGCCTGACCCTACTTCAAGCCCGTGTGCAGGGCCACGATGCCCCCCGTGAGGTTCGTCCAGCCCACCTGGCGGAAGCCCGCGGCCTCCAGTTCGGTGGCCAGGGCCCGCTGGGCCGGGAAGCCCCGGATGCTCTCGGGGAGGTAGGTATAGGCCGAGGCGTCGCCGCTGATCCAGGCGCCGATGCGGGGCAGCACGCGCAGGCTGTACCAGTCGTAGAAGGCCTTGAGGCCCGGCAGCACGGGCGTGCTGAACTCCAGGATGGTGAGCTGGCCGCCGGGGCGCAGCACACGCAGGAACTCGGCGTAGGCCCGGGTCCGGTCCTCCACATTGCGGATCCCGTAGCAGATGGTGAGGCCGTCGAAGCTGGCATCCCGGAAGGGCAGCCGCTGGGCATCCGCATCACTGGAGGCCCAGATCAGGCCCGCGAAGCCCTTCCGGCGGAACTTGGCCGGCCCCAGGCGCAGCATGGCGTGCGTGAAGTCCGTGCTGACCACCTCCGCCCCGCGGCGGGCCAGGGCCAGGCTGGAGTCGCCCGTGCCCGCGGCCACATCCAGGAAGCGCTTCCCGGGAGCCGCGCCCGACTTCCGCGCCATGCGCCACCACCACCAGAAGTCCACGCCGCCGGAGAGCACATGGTTCAAGACATCGTACTTCCCGGCGATGGCCGAGAACATCTGCTGCACTTGCCTGCCTTCCGGCATTCGACCTCCTGGAACCTTCCATTGAAACAGACCCTGGCCGCGTTGACCGAAGGTAGAGGCTAGCCAAGCCGCCCCCTCCCGCCCATCGTGATCCCTACCCAATCTGGAGGACAGAGATGAGCACCACCGCTGCAGAGCAGGTCAAGGGGGGCAGTTTCCTCATGACCCCCATCGGGGCCCTGCCCCAGTTCACCCCCGAGGAATTCGGCGACGATGCCAAGGAATTCGCCCGGGCCGCCCGGGATTTCATCCAGGGCGAAGTGCTGCCCCGGGATGAGCAGATCGACAAGCTGGACCTCCCCCTCACCATCGAGCTCATGAAGAAGGCCGGCGAGCTGGGGCTGCTGGGTCTGGAGATCCCCGAGGCCTACGACGGCATGGATGTGGACAAGCGGTCCGCCATGCTCGTGCTCGAGGAGATGAGCAAGCAGGGCAGCTTCGCCGTGAGCTACAGCGCCAACACCGGCATCGGCACCCTGCCCATCGTCTACTTCGGCACCGAGGCCCAGAAGAAGCATTACCTCCCCAAGCTGGCCACGGGCGAATGGCTGGCCGCCTACGCCCTCACCGAGGCCGGCAGCGGCTCCGATGCCCTGGGCGCCAAGGCCACGGCCGTGCTGGATGGCGACAGCTGGGTGCTCAACGGCACCAAGATGTGGATCACCAACGCCGGTTTCGCCGATGTCTTCATCATCTTCGCCAAGGTGGACGGTCAGCACTTCAGCGCCTTCATCGTCGAAAAGAACGACCCCGGCATCAGCACGGGAGCCGAGGAGAAGAAGCTCGGCATCAAGGGCAGCTCCACCCGCACCGTCATCCTGGAGAACTGCCGCATTCCCAAGGACCGCCTGCTGGGCGAGCTGGGCAAGGGCCACAAGATCGCCTTCGGCATCCTCAACATCGGCCGCTTCAAGCTGGGCGTGGGCAGCCAGGGCGGCATGAAGCGGATCCTTGAATACGCCATCAAGTACACCTCGGAGCGCCAGCAGTTCGGGAAGCCCATCAACTCGTTCGGGCTCATCCAGCAGAAGCTGGCGGACATGGCCACCAAGATCTTCGTCTGCGAGGCCCTGAACTTCCGGACCACCGGCTACATCGACGAGGCCCTGCACGCCACCAGCTGGGACAGCCCCACCGCCGGCGCCGACAAGATGGCCGCCATCGACCAGTACACCATCGAGTGCAGCATCTCCAAGGTGTGGGCCAGCGAAGCCCTCTTCTCCGTGGCGGACGAAGCCGTGCAGGCCTTTGGCGGCTACGGCTTCAGCGCCGAGTACCCCCCCGAGAAGGCCCTGCGCGACTGCCGCATCAACCGCATCTTCGAGGGCACCAACGAGATCAACCGCCTCCTCATCGCCGGCACGCTGCTCAAGCGCGCCATGAAGAACGAGCTGCCCCTCATGCAGTTCGGCCAGCAGGTGGCCAAGGAGATTTCGAACCCGCCCAAGGCCGAGAGCTTCACGGGTCCCCTGGCCCGCCTGAAGCACGGCGTCGAGCTCAGCAAGCGCCAGTGCATGCTGGCCGCGGGCCTCGCCGTGCAGGTGCTGGGCCAGAAGCTCATCGACAACCAGGAGGTCATGGCCCGCATGAGCAACATGCTCATGGAAATCTACGCCATGGAGAGCGCCGTGGTGCGCGCCGAGCGCATGGTCGAGTCCGGCCACCGCTGGGCCCAGATCGCCCGGGACATCACCGAACTCTATGTCAACGAGAGCTGGCACAAGGTCCACGGCGACGCCCGCATGCTCTGCGCGGATGTGGTCGAGGGCGAGGCCCTGCGGCACGCCCTGGCCGGCGTGAGGGCCTTCACGGAGTTCCACCCCACCAGCAGCGCCCGCCTGCGCGGCCGCATCGCCAGCGAACTGATCCAGAAGGGAAGCTACCCGGTCGATGTGATCTGATCCCGTCCACCCGCGGCGGCAATACAGAAGGGGCCCCGATCGGGGCCCCTTCTGTATTGCGGAGGGATCAGCGCCGGATCTCGCGCCCCCCGCCCCGGCCCTCGCCGCCGGAGGGACGGGAAGGCGCCGGCTCCGAACGGGGCTCGGGAGCGGACTCCCGGGGCCTCTCCCGGGGCGGCTCGGCCCGGGGCGCGGGCCGGGATTCCCGTTCCACCTGCCGCGGCTGTGGATCGGGCCGCCGCTCTTCCCGGTTGATCTGGGGGCGGGATTCGATCGGGCGGGATTCTGCGGGCCGGGACCGGGGGGCCACCTCGATGCGCCGCTCTTCCGCGGGGCGCGGCTCGACGGTGCGTTCGCGCGGACGGGGCTCCACGGTCCGCTCCCGAGGGGCCGGATCCACCCGCCGCTCCTCGGTCCGGGGACGGGATTCCACACCCCGGTCCCGGGGGGCCGGGTCGACGCGGCGATCCTGCGGCGTGGCGACCTCGCGGCTGCGGTCTGCGGGACGCTCCTCGTGGACGCGCTCGCGCGGGCCCAGGGGGCGCTCGGAACCCTGGATCCGGCTGCGATCTTCAAAGGGCGCCCGGACGCCGCCGCCCACCGGGGAACCGGGGCGGGCATCCCCGGCGGGTCCCACCGGCGCGGGGGCGCGTCGGATGATGGTGCGTCCTGTGGTGGCCTGGGCCTGGCGCTCGTAGGCCATCAGGCGGTCCCGGTTCACATCGCGCTGGAAGGCCGACTGCATCTGACCGGGATTGCGGAACTCGGCCTGGGAGACGACCAGGGGAGAGCGCTGCCAGGGCGCGCGGAGGTCCCGGCCGCCCCCTGTCCAGGTGGTGCCGCCGGTGGCGCCGTTGAAGCCCCGGAGGACCGTCGCGTCCGAGTAGATGCGCGTGTGCACATGCGGTGCGTTGATGTAGTTGATGGACACGACATTCCAGGCGTAGCCGCCGCCCCAGGCGCCGTAGCCCCAGTGGCAGGGCGTGTTGTAGTAGCCCAGGGGCGCCCAGCCGTAGTAGCCGGGCGTGTGGTTCCAGGCTACCCAGGCGGGACTGTAGTAGACGCCGGGGATCCAGAACCAGCCCACACCCAGGCTCCAGTGCCAGCGGCCGTGGTGGTAGGCCACATAGGCCCAGGGCTCGTCGGAGACCCAGGTCATGCCGCCCGAGTAGGGGGCCCAGCGGCCCTGGTAGTAGGGGCGCCAGTCCTCGGCGACGCCGTTGGGCTGCCAGACCCAGCCGAACTCGCCGGAATTGACCCAGCGGCCATGGTCGTCGAGGTCGTCGGCGTAGTAGCGGATCTCGGAGGGGACGCGGTCCCAGCTCTCGCCGCGCTTGATGACCACCGCGCGCTCGCTCCACCGGTCGAAGTCGTCGCCATCGTAAGTGTTGAAGCTGCGCACCCGGTCCAGGCCGTCCTGGGGGCTGTACACCGTCAGGCGCTCCCCGGCGGCGACGCGGGCTTCGCCCCGCTCATTGGCGAAGGTCACCCGGCCGGTGTGGACCTTCAGACGGACGATGCGGTCCCGCTCGGCCTCCACCGTGAAGGCGCCCTTGTCGAAGCAGGTGGCCGTGCCCGAGGGCGTGTCCACCCGGAAGCGCGCGTCGGACTGCCCGCCCAGCAGCACGCGGAGCCGGCCGTAGTCCAAGCGGAGCAGCACCTGTTTTTCGCCCTTGCGGTCGGTGAAGAGGGTCGCGACAGTGAAGCGCGTGGCGCCGCCGAAGGCGATCCGGGTGCCGTCCCCCAGTTGCAGAACGCCACGACCGCGGCTTTCCACGACATCGCCCTCGGCGATGGGGGTGCCCCGGCTCAGGGTTTCATCGAGGTCGCCCTTCCGGATGCGGACATCCCCCTCCAGGGCCCGCACCATGGCGTAGCGTTCCGGGGCCTCGCCCTGGTAGGTGTCTTCGTCGGCCGGGGCCGAGACTGGGGCCTGGGGTGCGGCGCTCACGAAGGCCGCGGGAAGCAGGAGTGCCGCTGCGAGCCGGGTAGAGGTGAAGGTCGCGTTCATGGAGCCTCCGCTGGAATGGAATGCCGGGACCCTAAAGGTCGGTTCCGGGGAATGAGACAGCCAGGGTCGTGCCAGTTCCTAAGTCTTCAGTCTTCAGTCTTCAGTCTTTGGGAAAGGGCGCGAGGGCGGTGCCGGCCTTGGGCGGATCCGGGTGGGGCCCCAGGGCGGCCAGCCGGGGCAGCAGGCCCATCCAGGGGATCGACCACTGCCGGGGCGCGCCCTTCTCCACATCGCCCGCCGCCACCTCCAGCCGATCGGGGAGGAAGCGGATCCGCAGGTCCCTCCCCGGGGGCAGCGGCAGGTGGATCACCCGGGCCGTGGCGGGATGCACCACGCTGAGAAATCCCTCGCCATCCTCCAGCACCCAGAGCAGGCCCCGGAGGAAGGGCCGGAAATCGTCCGCGCACCAACGCAGGTTGCCGAATCCCCCGGTCAGGGCGGAATCCGTGGGGAACCCCCAGGCGCCCGAGGGTGCCGCCAGGGGGACGCCCCCATCCCGCCAGGCCCGCAGGGGGCGACCGGGCAGGCCGATCTGCAGGCGGATCAGACCCCGCGCATCGCTGATCCGGAGGGTGCCGTCGCCGGACAGGTGGATGATCATGGGCCCGCTGGAGGCTTCGGGCAGGGCCGCCCCTCCCTGGATCGTTCCCTGGGGCGCCACCCAGGGCTCCGCCTGCCAGCCGAGGGGGGAGGCATGCTCCCACGGCAGCGAGGGGCGTCCCGGCACGGGGGCCGCCTCGCCTTGCCCTGACAGCGGCCCTGGCAGCGGAGGAGGGGCGGCCGCCAGAATCGGGCCGGCGGCCAGGGCCGCAGCGCTCAGGAAGAGGGTGCCCAGCCGCACAGGGCCTCCAGGTTGCGGGTGGTGAGGTCGGCGAGCTTCCCCGCGGAGATGCCCCGCAGTCCGGCCACGGCTTCAGCCGTGAAGCGCACGAAGCCGGGTTCGTTGGGTTTCCCGCGGTACGGCACTGGGGCCAGGAAGGGGGCGTCCGTCTCCACCAGGATGCGGTCCTCCGGCGCCCAGGCCGCCACCTCGCGCACCGCTTCGGCCTTCTTGAAGGTGGCGATGCCCGAGAAGCTCAGGTAGAAGCCGAGGTCGAGGGCCCTGGCCGCGAAGGCGCGGTCTTCGCTGAAGCAGTGGATGATGCCCTTCACCCGATCGGCGCCCTCCTCCTCCAGGACCCGCAGGGTGGCCTCCGGCGCGGACCGCGTGTGGATCATGAGCGGTTTGCCCAGGGCCAGCGCCAGGCGGATCTGGGCCCGGAAGACGGCTTCCTGCTCGTCCCGGGGGCTCAGGTCGTAGTGCCAGTCCAGACCCGTCTCGCCGATGAAGCGGACCGAGGGATCCGCCGCCAGGGCCGCCAGGGCGGCCCCGGTTTCCGGGGTCCAGGTCTTCGCTTCGTGGGGATGCACGCCCAGGCTCGCCTGGACGCCTGGCAGCCGGTGGGCCAAGGCCAGCACCACGCTGGAGTCTTCCAGATCCGTGCCCACGGCGATGAACCCGGTCACCCCCTCGGCCCGGGCGCGGGCCAGCGTGGCCTCGATCTGGTCCTGGGCCAGGTAGCTCCCCGTGAGATGGCAGTGCGCGTCCACAAGCATGCTTTCATAGTCCCATGCCACACCGGAATCACGCCAAGCCCCTTGCGTGCCGATGGTGTCTCCACAGATAAGAACCATGCTCCCTCGACGCACCACCCTCCTCTGGCTTTGGCTGGGCTTCACCACGGTCATCCTGCCCCTCTTGGGACAGCAGCCCGCCTTCCGCCGCTATGGCCTGAGGGACGGCCTCCCCCAAAGCCAGGTCACCGCCCTGCTGGAGGATCGCCAGGGCTTCCTTTGGGTGGGCACCAACACCGGCGGCGTGGCGCGGTTGGGAGCCTCGGGGTTCCGGACCTTCGCCGGGCCCCAGGGGCTCAAGGCCCTGTTCATCCGGGGACTCATGGAAGATGCCTCCGGCGGCATCTGGGTCGCCAGCCAGGAGGGCGTCTCTGAAATCCGCGGTGAAACCGTCCTGAACTACGGCCCGGCCCAGGGGCTGGAGACTTCCGATGCCGTCGCCCTGGGCCTGGACGATCAGGACCGCGTGCTGGTGGGCACCCGCCGGGGCCTGTTCCGGCTGGAGGCGGGCCGCTTCCACACCGTGCAGCTGCCCGCGCCGTGGCCCGGCGGACCCATCCGGCGGCTGGCCCGGGACCACGCCAAGGGGCTTTGGATCGTGGGCCAGGACACCTTCGTCGCCCGCTGGGATGCCCAGGGCCTCCACCCGTATCCCCTGCCGCCCCTGCCCGCCGAGACCCGCATCCGCGACCTGCAGGTGGATCCGAAGGGGCGGGCCTGGCTCCTGCTGGACACGGCGCTTCTGCGCATGGAGCGAGGTCAGTGGGTGAAGGAGCCGCTGGAGGGCCTGCCGCCTTCCCCCCGCATGGTCAGCCTGCGCTTCGATGCGCGGGGGGGCGGCTACCAGATCACCCTTGGCGGCGATGGCGTGCTGGTGAAGGAGGACGGCCAGCATGCCCGGCTGCTGACCGCCGCCATGGGTCTGCCGAGAGACCGCATCTTCGTCGCCATGCGCGATCGCCGCGGGGTGCTCTGGGTGGGTTCCGACGGCGACGGCCTCGCGGCTCAGGCGCTGCCCGGGCTCTGGACCGTGGACGGCACCGCCCAGCTGGCGGGCAAGGACCTGGCCGCCGTCACCGCCGTGCAGGAACTGGGCGCTGGACGCTACCTCCTGGGCTCCAGCACGGGCCTCTACCAGGTGGACGAGGGGCGGGGGCTCACCGGGCACTGGACCACCGCCAACGGCATGCCGGCCAACCCGATCTGGGAGCTGCTCCAGGACGGGAGCGGCGGCGTGTGGGTGGGCACAGACCGCGGCCTCGCCCACTGGAAAGCGGGACGCGTGGCTTCGGCCGGCCCGAAGGAGATGTCCCGGGTGGCCGTCCTGACCCTGATCCACCATGCCGGAACGATCCTCGCCGGCACCGATCAGGGACTCTTCGAACTCGACCTCCAGGGTCGCCTGCGGGCCCACCTCCGCCTGCCCCCGGAGATCGGAGAGGAGTCGATCCCCGACATCCTCCCCTACCAGGGCCGCCTGCTGCTGGCCACCTCGTCGGGCCTCTGGGAGCGCGTGGATGGCCGCCTCCAGCGCACCTTCACCGACGCGCCCTTCGCCGCCTCCACGGTGACGGCCATCAGCCTGGACGCGCGCGGGCGCCTCTGGATCGGCACCATGAAGGGCCTGCATGTCTGGATGGACGGCCACTGGGCGAGCTTCGGCATCGCGGACGGCCTGCCCGACGAAGGCATCAACTTCATCGTGGATGTGGGTCAGGGGCGCGTGGCCATCGGCCACAACAAGGGCGTGACCTTCCTCGAGGGCCGCTCCCTGCACCACCTGAGCCGAAGCCAGGGCCTGATCTCCG harbors:
- a CDS encoding TatD family hydrolase translates to MLVDAHCHLTGSYLAQDQIEATLARARAEGVTGFIAVGTDLEDSSVVLALAHRLPGVQASLGVHPHEAKTWTPETGAALAALAADPSVRFIGETGLDWHYDLSPRDEQEAVFRAQIRLALALGKPLMIHTRSAPEATLRVLEEEGADRVKGIIHCFSEDRAFAARALDLGFYLSFSGIATFKKAEAVREVAAWAPEDRILVETDAPFLAPVPYRGKPNEPGFVRFTAEAVAGLRGISAGKLADLTTRNLEALCGWAPSS
- a CDS encoding class I SAM-dependent methyltransferase, with the protein product MPEGRQVQQMFSAIAGKYDVLNHVLSGGVDFWWWWRMARKSGAAPGKRFLDVAAGTGDSSLALARRGAEVVSTDFTHAMLRLGPAKFRRKGFAGLIWASSDADAQRLPFRDASFDGLTICYGIRNVEDRTRAYAEFLRVLRPGGQLTILEFSTPVLPGLKAFYDWYSLRVLPRIGAWISGDASAYTYLPESIRGFPAQRALATELEAAGFRQVGWTNLTGGIVALHTGLK
- a CDS encoding DUF6600 domain-containing protein: MNATFTSTRLAAALLLPAAFVSAAPQAPVSAPADEDTYQGEAPERYAMVRALEGDVRIRKGDLDETLSRGTPIAEGDVVESRGRGVLQLGDGTRIAFGGATRFTVATLFTDRKGEKQVLLRLDYGRLRVLLGGQSDARFRVDTPSGTATCFDKGAFTVEAERDRIVRLKVHTGRVTFANERGEARVAAGERLTVYSPQDGLDRVRSFNTYDGDDFDRWSERAVVIKRGESWDRVPSEIRYYADDLDDHGRWVNSGEFGWVWQPNGVAEDWRPYYQGRWAPYSGGMTWVSDEPWAYVAYHHGRWHWSLGVGWFWIPGVYYSPAWVAWNHTPGYYGWAPLGYYNTPCHWGYGAWGGGYAWNVVSINYINAPHVHTRIYSDATVLRGFNGATGGTTWTGGGRDLRAPWQRSPLVVSQAEFRNPGQMQSAFQRDVNRDRLMAYERQAQATTGRTIIRRAPAPVGPAGDARPGSPVGGGVRAPFEDRSRIQGSERPLGPRERVHEERPADRSREVATPQDRRVDPAPRDRGVESRPRTEERRVDPAPRERTVEPRPRERTVEPRPAEERRIEVAPRSRPAESRPIESRPQINREERRPDPQPRQVERESRPAPRAEPPRERPRESAPEPRSEPAPSRPSGGEGRGGGREIRR
- a CDS encoding acyl-CoA dehydrogenase family protein translates to MSTTAAEQVKGGSFLMTPIGALPQFTPEEFGDDAKEFARAARDFIQGEVLPRDEQIDKLDLPLTIELMKKAGELGLLGLEIPEAYDGMDVDKRSAMLVLEEMSKQGSFAVSYSANTGIGTLPIVYFGTEAQKKHYLPKLATGEWLAAYALTEAGSGSDALGAKATAVLDGDSWVLNGTKMWITNAGFADVFIIFAKVDGQHFSAFIVEKNDPGISTGAEEKKLGIKGSSTRTVILENCRIPKDRLLGELGKGHKIAFGILNIGRFKLGVGSQGGMKRILEYAIKYTSERQQFGKPINSFGLIQQKLADMATKIFVCEALNFRTTGYIDEALHATSWDSPTAGADKMAAIDQYTIECSISKVWASEALFSVADEAVQAFGGYGFSAEYPPEKALRDCRINRIFEGTNEINRLLIAGTLLKRAMKNELPLMQFGQQVAKEISNPPKAESFTGPLARLKHGVELSKRQCMLAAGLAVQVLGQKLIDNQEVMARMSNMLMEIYAMESAVVRAERMVESGHRWAQIARDITELYVNESWHKVHGDARMLCADVVEGEALRHALAGVRAFTEFHPTSSARLRGRIASELIQKGSYPVDVI
- a CDS encoding PAS domain-containing protein; protein product: MSSRPQPTQQERVLEEDDFIVSKTDLKGLITYGNRIFIGISGYSEEELLGAPHNILRHPDMPRSVFKLLWDTLQAKREICAYVKNLAKDGSFYWVFANITPSFDHRGEVIGYYSVRRKPRTEAVKAVSTLYRTMLEAERKAGDGQAGMKASQAILHRTLEEKGMGYEEFVLGL
- a CDS encoding methyl-accepting chemotaxis protein; this encodes MKNLSLGSRVHYLVAATLGLFLVFAYFAVGSKGLDLRLGLLLGLILALLALTLWTTHRILYAIDRLATNLQEAAQGNLDQRITHIKKGGATEKLSWALNDLLDQQEAYFREVVSAFDHASRGQTYRMAMDQGLHGAFKDGMTRINVSVESLGQVQQMALKEKLIAKVTDLNSGNLIQNLRSIQDYLLTMTKELGTVGDLSRETAEDADGSRSTIETIVADLDRMAEMVGSTNAQIELIHEKSTEITQIVQVITDVADRTNLLALNAAIEAAHAGDVGKGFAVVAEEVRTLSENTKDAAASIAATLDSFAQATTRMLDESQQVKAITESSQTAVTAFSSRVRRFADAARTSLRQVSRAQDVSFASLVKVDHFLFKQNGYRAVNQGTDSVEARAIQTDHRGCRLGQWYYEGQGLQQFSQVPSYPRLEAPHAQVHGHIHEAVGLLAQRWQSDPDIQRRVVSHFEQAERASEEVVAVIDRMVEERHQLGA
- a CDS encoding sensor histidine kinase; the protein is MLPRRTTLLWLWLGFTTVILPLLGQQPAFRRYGLRDGLPQSQVTALLEDRQGFLWVGTNTGGVARLGASGFRTFAGPQGLKALFIRGLMEDASGGIWVASQEGVSEIRGETVLNYGPAQGLETSDAVALGLDDQDRVLVGTRRGLFRLEAGRFHTVQLPAPWPGGPIRRLARDHAKGLWIVGQDTFVARWDAQGLHPYPLPPLPAETRIRDLQVDPKGRAWLLLDTALLRMERGQWVKEPLEGLPPSPRMVSLRFDARGGGYQITLGGDGVLVKEDGQHARLLTAAMGLPRDRIFVAMRDRRGVLWVGSDGDGLAAQALPGLWTVDGTAQLAGKDLAAVTAVQELGAGRYLLGSSTGLYQVDEGRGLTGHWTTANGMPANPIWELLQDGSGGVWVGTDRGLAHWKAGRVASAGPKEMSRVAVLTLIHHAGTILAGTDQGLFELDLQGRLRAHLRLPPEIGEESIPDILPYQGRLLLATSSGLWERVDGRLQRTFTDAPFAASTVTAISLDARGRLWIGTMKGLHVWMDGHWASFGIADGLPDEGINFIVDVGQGRVAIGHNKGVTFLEGRSLHHLSRSQGLISEETNHDGFLLDSKGRFWIGMIGGICILQDVRTFRNAPLPAPALLEVRWPGGSQVPPLTVQVPPRPDFLDLSFDTGDPLVPSRISYQAYLQGVDDGWRPVSQSLTLQYRNLKAGFYRFHLRASTDGVTWTEGTPVSIEVAPAWYERWLVRGLLGLALIALLGWILWLRVHALAQRARNLEETIEDRTLLLARQNRALEQAHQQIKRSLEERLKLLDMVTHDLRSPLTTILLTLDRLHDLVPGHTNLLDVMEREANRIEALARNLLDQSRSEALLQSLKLVPIPPAEVTEGFEEVLRLKTEAAGLHFHLEISPETERVDILADPATLQQVMLNLFENALKFTPEGGQVGLRSTVDRAGAAWVLEVWDTGRGLDPAKIQELLQPFGQTQAGDAAKGWGLGLSICQSIVDAHHGELKIDSEPGQGARFRVVLPLCPETP